Proteins found in one Candidatus Eisenbacteria bacterium genomic segment:
- a CDS encoding PAS domain S-box protein yields MSSNLTTGISGLDRLTGGLRRGDCIFWCVDEASRYWKLAERFACASRQSGRAVACITWRPEDGQYAELVERDSSFCFDLAGNTEKQLDAFLEFASAHGSDCFVVGIPPLKEHQSHAELTLIRLLGKAFSQLFWLDSTSYFGYLEGQFADDRLTILRDIPRILVQSNARGGTTTLRILKAPGRPLVDTQVVYALEGEELVAIQPGDPSLSDFRSIVEQDQNVVWLLGLNRELAYVSRGTLGFSRDELMLNAPALLGESNSSAASAPIVSGMAEALRTRKAVTGIETRSIDRKTGNEEYFVHNIIPLHDRENRPYGFLGTSTNVTELTRREKLLEKSEAEQRRLAEQLSKSERKYKGLFNSAVDIMSVVDREGRLVDVNPACCKLTGYSREELLDVKCADLVEHFDRDRFLSIFEGGSHPWSVRTEYTFVSKDGVSVPLEVSAVMLDEDHVLFVSRDVSERKMAEAKLKASEEMFRSLVRQAGLGIVYFNAQGDYLDANDALCEMTGYSREELMGAGTPRPYSPNGYVLEHLSQVGRALAGRTDVIETVFRRKNGEVFPVRIHPSSITDHTGEQVGLIGIIEDVTAWKELQRQVIHAQRMDVASFLAVGIAHEFNNLHGGIQNHVELILEDEALPSQVRKDLQVILKTLRRASGITKQLDKFARRIPPNKEPSSLSEVIGDTLDLLSREYENEGIKIDLQNGRGIPELVMDSAQIGQVLLNLFINARDAMRGRAPKILRVETGFQGGRVFVKVSDTGVGIAGEHIEHIFEPVFTTKRNVDGTSAHGLGLGLAVCKTIVREHGGEIGVSSTQGVGTTFTVWLPAEANPPEGPAADERRSGRDGTA; encoded by the coding sequence ATGAGCTCCAACCTCACGACGGGTATTTCCGGTCTCGACAGGCTGACCGGTGGCCTGCGCCGGGGAGACTGTATCTTCTGGTGCGTGGACGAGGCATCACGTTATTGGAAGCTTGCGGAGCGTTTTGCCTGCGCCTCCAGACAGAGCGGGCGCGCGGTGGCTTGCATAACCTGGCGTCCGGAGGACGGCCAGTACGCCGAGCTGGTGGAGCGTGATTCCAGCTTCTGCTTTGATCTTGCGGGAAACACCGAGAAACAGCTTGATGCCTTTCTTGAATTTGCTTCAGCGCACGGGAGTGATTGTTTCGTCGTCGGCATACCACCTTTGAAAGAGCATCAAAGCCATGCAGAGCTCACGCTGATCAGGCTCCTGGGCAAGGCATTCTCGCAGCTTTTCTGGCTTGACTCTACTTCCTACTTCGGCTACCTGGAAGGTCAGTTCGCCGACGATAGACTCACAATATTGCGCGACATACCTCGGATCCTCGTTCAATCCAACGCGAGGGGAGGCACTACTACTCTGCGCATACTGAAGGCACCCGGTAGGCCGCTGGTGGACACCCAGGTCGTCTATGCCTTGGAGGGTGAAGAGCTGGTGGCGATCCAGCCCGGTGATCCCTCGCTTTCCGATTTCAGGAGTATCGTCGAGCAAGATCAGAATGTTGTCTGGTTACTGGGTCTCAATAGGGAGCTGGCATACGTTAGCCGCGGCACACTCGGTTTTTCGCGAGACGAATTGATGCTGAATGCGCCCGCGCTCCTTGGGGAGTCGAACTCTTCGGCCGCCAGTGCGCCGATCGTCTCCGGAATGGCAGAGGCCCTGAGAACTCGCAAAGCAGTCACCGGGATAGAAACGCGAAGCATTGACAGAAAAACCGGGAACGAAGAGTACTTCGTACACAATATCATTCCACTCCACGACAGGGAAAACCGGCCGTACGGCTTCTTGGGAACGTCTACAAACGTGACAGAACTGACGAGACGCGAGAAGCTTCTCGAGAAGTCCGAGGCCGAACAGAGGAGACTCGCAGAACAGCTGAGCAAGTCTGAACGGAAGTACAAGGGTCTTTTCAACAGCGCCGTGGATATCATGTCGGTAGTCGACAGAGAGGGGCGGCTTGTGGACGTCAATCCTGCGTGCTGCAAGCTCACCGGATATTCACGCGAAGAACTTCTCGACGTGAAATGCGCGGATTTGGTCGAACATTTCGACAGAGATCGCTTCTTGAGTATTTTCGAGGGAGGCTCGCACCCGTGGTCTGTCAGGACCGAGTATACCTTCGTCTCAAAGGACGGAGTTAGTGTGCCGCTGGAAGTGAGTGCAGTCATGCTGGACGAGGACCACGTTCTCTTCGTCAGTCGTGACGTGAGCGAGCGCAAGATGGCCGAAGCGAAACTCAAAGCGTCCGAGGAGATGTTCAGGAGTTTGGTGAGACAGGCGGGATTGGGGATAGTCTACTTCAATGCTCAAGGCGACTACTTGGACGCCAACGACGCCTTGTGCGAGATGACCGGTTATTCCAGGGAAGAACTGATGGGGGCTGGAACGCCACGGCCCTACTCGCCCAACGGGTATGTCTTGGAGCATCTCAGTCAGGTCGGCCGCGCACTCGCAGGACGGACGGACGTTATTGAGACCGTGTTTCGGCGGAAGAATGGTGAAGTTTTCCCCGTGAGAATTCATCCTTCTTCCATCACGGATCACACTGGAGAGCAAGTCGGACTCATCGGGATAATAGAGGACGTCACCGCCTGGAAAGAGCTTCAGCGGCAGGTCATTCACGCCCAGAGAATGGATGTGGCCTCGTTTCTCGCCGTCGGTATCGCGCACGAGTTCAACAACCTGCACGGAGGCATCCAGAACCACGTAGAATTGATCTTGGAGGACGAGGCGCTTCCCAGCCAGGTGCGCAAGGATCTTCAAGTCATACTCAAGACCCTTCGCAGGGCGAGCGGCATAACGAAGCAGCTGGACAAATTTGCGCGTCGAATTCCACCTAACAAGGAACCCTCCAGTCTTTCGGAGGTCATTGGTGATACTCTCGATCTTCTGTCCAGAGAGTACGAAAACGAGGGAATAAAGATAGACTTACAAAACGGCCGGGGAATTCCTGAGTTGGTGATGGACAGCGCTCAAATAGGGCAAGTGTTGCTGAATCTCTTCATCAACGCCAGGGACGCCATGCGTGGTAGAGCACCGAAAATCCTCCGGGTCGAAACGGGATTTCAAGGAGGACGGGTGTTCGTCAAGGTCAGCGATACGGGCGTCGGAATCGCCGGCGAACACATAGAACACATATTCGAACCCGTCTTCACCACAAAACGCAACGTTGACGGAACAAGTGCGCACGGTCTCGGGCTGGGACTTGCGGTGTGCAAGACTATCGTGCGAGAGCACGGGGGAGAGATAGGGGTTTCCAGCACACAAGGAGTTGGCACGACCTTTACTGTCTGGCTCCCGGCGGAGGCCAATCCTCCCGAGGGTCCAGCCGCGGATGAACGCCGGAGTGGCAGAGATGGAACAGCTTAA
- a CDS encoding L-2-amino-thiazoline-4-carboxylic acid hydrolase — translation MGTVLKELPQSLKDKPAEKTWTAACRSYGIIWGQMGRAVVDLLGEKGIEAVKEGQRRVARMQVPKAFDSGRFPRNAKGMAEYLLLAEQTLGMLVEMEPGATEKKAVFRWLKCPLYDDPPKESTPELCRAYDEFEMEAVKIVDPRLTCTIKKCMGRGEDCCEMVFEMK, via the coding sequence ATGGGCACAGTCTTGAAGGAACTACCGCAGTCTCTCAAAGACAAGCCAGCCGAGAAGACTTGGACGGCGGCCTGCCGAAGCTACGGAATCATCTGGGGACAGATGGGTCGCGCAGTCGTCGATCTCCTCGGTGAGAAGGGAATCGAGGCAGTCAAGGAAGGCCAGCGCCGCGTGGCAAGGATGCAGGTTCCCAAGGCCTTCGACTCGGGCCGTTTTCCGCGCAACGCAAAGGGTATGGCCGAGTATCTTCTTCTTGCCGAACAAACACTCGGAATGCTGGTCGAGATGGAGCCGGGCGCCACGGAAAAGAAAGCCGTGTTTCGCTGGCTAAAGTGCCCTCTGTACGATGATCCGCCGAAAGAATCTACTCCCGAGCTCTGTAGAGCGTACGACGAGTTCGAGATGGAGGCCGTGAAGATAGTCGACCCTCGGCTCACCTGCACGATAAAGAAATGCATGGGGCGCGGCGAGGATTGCTGCGAGATGGTGTTTGAGATGAAGTAG
- a CDS encoding IS3 family transposase (programmed frameshift): MRKSKFTEEQIAFVLRQAETGTRVVEVCRKVGISEQTFFRWKRKYGGLGISELRRLRQLEEENRRLKRMVADLSLDKQMLQDVLFKKALRPAQKRERVEHLQEAYRVSERRACEVVEIWRASHRYRSHRRDDVALRMRIREIAETRVRYGYLRIHILLRREGWCVNHKRVYRIYCEESLNLRRRRPRRHVTGSRRMDRPVVEYPNACWSMDFVVDSLFNGRRFRVLTVVDNYSRECLAIEAGQGITGAEVVAVVRRLVKERGVPDRIQCDNGSEFISKVLDKWAYEHAVTLDFSRPGKPGDNAMIESFNGTFRDECLNVNWFLSMEDAREKIEKWREEYNVFRPHSSLGDLTPRQFAEQFAMSSQGQKTPILAGSVSG, from the exons ATGAGGAAGTCGAAGTTCACGGAGGAGCAGATTGCGTTTGTTTTGCGCCAGGCTGAGACGGGCACGCGGGTGGTGGAGGTCTGCCGGAAGGTGGGGATCAGTGAGCAGACGTTCTTTCGGTGGAAGAGGAAGTACGGGGGGTTGGGGATTTCGGAGCTCAGACGTCTGAGGCAGTTGGAGGAGGAGAACCGTCGGCTGAAGCGTATGGTGGCGGACCTGAGTCTGGATAAGCAGATGCTGCAGGACGTGCTGT TCAAAAAAGCTCTAAGGCCAGCCCAGAAGCGAGAGCGCGTGGAGCATCTGCAGGAGGCGTATCGGGTGAGCGAACGGCGGGCATGCGAGGTGGTGGAGATATGGCGGGCGTCACATCGGTACAGATCGCACAGGAGAGACGATGTGGCTTTGCGGATGCGGATTCGTGAGATAGCGGAGACGCGGGTTCGGTACGGATACCTTCGGATTCATATCCTGCTTCGACGCGAGGGCTGGTGCGTCAATCACAAGCGGGTGTATCGGATCTACTGCGAGGAGAGTCTGAACTTGCGCCGCAGACGTCCTCGTCGACATGTGACGGGCAGCCGTCGGATGGATCGGCCGGTGGTGGAGTATCCAAACGCGTGTTGGAGCATGGATTTTGTCGTGGACAGTCTTTTCAATGGTCGGCGGTTTCGGGTGTTAACGGTAGTGGATAATTATAGTCGTGAGTGCCTGGCGATCGAGGCCGGTCAGGGCATCACGGGAGCGGAAGTCGTCGCCGTCGTGCGGCGGCTCGTGAAGGAGCGGGGTGTTCCTGATCGCATACAATGCGACAACGGGAGCGAGTTCATTTCTAAGGTTTTGGACAAGTGGGCCTACGAACATGCGGTCACGCTGGATTTCTCGAGGCCCGGCAAGCCCGGTGACAACGCGATGATCGAGTCATTCAATGGAACGTTTCGGGATGAATGCCTGAACGTGAATTGGTTCTTGTCGATGGAGGATGCCAGGGAGAAAATAGAGAAGTGGCGCGAGGAGTACAATGTGTTTCGGCCTCATAGCTCGCTCGGTGATTTGACGCCACGGCAGTTCGCCGAGCAGTTCGCTATGAGCTCGCAGGGCCAGAAAACTCCAATTTTGGCTGGATCAGTTTCTGGGTAG